A genomic window from Paenibacillus sp. FSL K6-0276 includes:
- a CDS encoding AMP-binding protein, producing MLDNQQWIAPEYYNLTSEIERHAPEKIALKWLNEHRDYEEITYGELRKQANRLAGGLAALGLQQGDRVLVMVPRRIIAYVIYLACLKLGLAIIPSSEMLRAKDLSYRLRHSEARAVIAWSEVTEEVDKISDDLPALDYRLSVSSNSDELGQGWLDLESLMIDQPDAFTAVASHRNDMAILAYTSGTTGNPKAVVHSHGWGYAHLRITSPQWLDIKETDTVWATAAPGWQKWIWSPFLTVLGNGATGFVYSGSFHPKKYLQLLQDHNIEVLCCTPTEYRLMAKLEDLSQYDLSRLRCAVSAGEPLNQEVINTFQREFNITIRDGYGQTESTLIIGTLKDTPIRIGSMGKSIAPGLVEVVDEEGIPLPAGVVGDIAVHLSMPALFHTYYKDPGRKESCTHGEFFVTGDRARKDEEGYFWFEGRGDDIIISSGYTIGPFEVEEALMKHASVKECAVVASPDEIRGHIVKAFIVLKDEAAASSELVKELQSHVKEWTAPYKYPRKIEFIQDLPKTASGKIRRVELREQEKRASQE from the coding sequence ATATTGGATAATCAGCAGTGGATCGCACCTGAGTACTACAATCTCACTTCGGAAATAGAACGACATGCTCCCGAAAAGATTGCGCTTAAGTGGTTGAATGAACACAGAGACTACGAGGAAATCACTTACGGTGAACTGCGCAAACAGGCTAACCGGCTTGCCGGGGGGCTCGCAGCACTGGGTCTCCAGCAAGGGGATCGCGTTCTTGTAATGGTTCCACGCAGAATCATCGCTTATGTCATCTATTTAGCTTGTCTGAAGCTAGGGCTAGCCATCATTCCTTCTTCAGAAATGCTTCGCGCCAAGGATTTATCCTACCGCCTTCGGCATTCCGAAGCCAGAGCCGTTATTGCCTGGTCCGAGGTTACTGAAGAAGTCGATAAAATCTCGGATGATCTGCCTGCTCTGGATTACCGTCTTTCCGTATCCAGCAACTCAGACGAGCTCGGTCAAGGATGGCTGGATCTTGAAAGTCTGATGATTGATCAGCCGGATGCCTTCACTGCAGTCGCAAGCCACCGGAACGATATGGCGATCTTGGCATATACCTCTGGAACAACTGGCAACCCTAAAGCGGTGGTTCATAGTCATGGCTGGGGTTATGCTCACTTGCGTATTACCTCGCCTCAATGGCTCGATATTAAAGAAACAGACACCGTCTGGGCAACAGCAGCACCCGGCTGGCAGAAGTGGATCTGGAGCCCCTTCTTAACCGTACTTGGAAACGGGGCAACTGGCTTTGTATATAGTGGATCCTTTCACCCGAAGAAATATTTGCAGCTGCTGCAGGATCACAACATCGAGGTATTATGCTGTACGCCAACCGAATATCGCTTAATGGCCAAATTGGAAGACCTCAGTCAGTATGACTTGTCCCGCCTGCGCTGCGCAGTTTCCGCTGGAGAGCCTTTAAACCAAGAGGTCATCAACACCTTCCAGCGTGAATTCAATATCACGATTCGGGATGGCTACGGTCAAACAGAAAGTACACTTATCATCGGAACACTCAAGGATACTCCTATTCGTATAGGTTCTATGGGTAAATCTATTGCTCCGGGTTTAGTCGAGGTCGTTGACGAAGAGGGCATTCCACTACCTGCTGGAGTGGTTGGAGATATCGCGGTGCATTTGAGCATGCCAGCGTTATTCCACACCTATTACAAGGATCCCGGCAGAAAAGAAAGCTGCACACACGGCGAATTCTTCGTAACGGGCGACCGGGCGCGGAAGGATGAGGAAGGTTATTTCTGGTTCGAAGGCCGTGGAGATGACATCATCATTAGTTCAGGTTACACCATTGGTCCTTTCGAAGTAGAGGAAGCACTTATGAAACACGCCTCGGTGAAAGAATGCGCGGTCGTAGCAAGTCCGGATGAAATTCGCGGACACATCGTTAAAGCATTTATTGTACTGAAGGATGAGGCCGCTGCTTCTTCTGAACTTGTGAAGGAGCTTCAATCACATGTTAAAGAGTGGACAGCCCCTTATAAATATCCACGCAAAATCGAGTTCATTCAGGATCTTCC
- a CDS encoding GNAT family N-acetyltransferase: MNHTTFDEIFAIMEASFPTSEIRTYAGQQELLDVSHYRLITEVNADGKIIAFIACWEFPGFRFVEHIAVDPSIRGGGIGKKLMEEYIRQSGKPVLLEVEPPLGEMEQRRIGFYERLGFHLNPYDYVQPPLREGNADLPLLIMTYPNPVDEEEFNLYREILYSEVYKVTLPYQG; this comes from the coding sequence ATGAACCACACAACTTTTGATGAAATATTCGCTATTATGGAAGCTTCTTTTCCCACATCAGAGATCAGAACCTACGCGGGACAACAGGAATTATTGGACGTTTCACACTATCGATTGATTACCGAAGTGAATGCTGACGGGAAAATCATTGCTTTTATAGCCTGCTGGGAGTTTCCTGGATTCCGTTTTGTAGAACATATCGCAGTGGACCCAAGCATAAGAGGTGGAGGAATTGGCAAAAAGCTGATGGAAGAATATATCCGTCAGTCGGGTAAGCCTGTTCTTTTGGAAGTAGAGCCGCCACTGGGTGAAATGGAACAGCGGAGAATTGGTTTTTATGAGCGTCTGGGATTCCACTTGAATCCTTATGATTATGTGCAGCCCCCTCTGCGTGAGGGAAATGCGGATTTACCGCTTCTTATCATGACTTACCCTAATCCAGTCGATGAAGAAGAATTCAATCTTTATAGAGAGATTTTATATTCAGAAGTGTATAAGGTTACATTACCGTACCAAGGTTAA